The DNA segment CTGAGTGGTAAACGCCTTGGTTGATGCAACCCCAATTTCGGCCCCGGCTCTAGTCATAAACGCCAGGTCGGATTCACGTACCAACGAGGATCCTGGTACATTACACAGCGTAAGCGATGCCATGTAACCGGATTCTTTGGCCAGACGAAGCGCAGCCAGTGTGTCGGCCGTCTCCCCGGACTGAGAGATTGTCACCAATAAACTATTGGCAGGAACAAAGCTTTTCCTGTATCTGAATTCGGAGGCAATCTCAACATTACATTGAATTCCGGCTATCTCTTCAAACCAATAACGTGCAACCATGCCAGCGTGATAGCTTGTGCCACAGGCTATAATTTGAACATTCCTCACCTTTGAAAATATTTCTTCGGCTTTTTCGCCAAAAGAATCGATCAATACCTGCTTATCACCTAACCGCCCTTCCAGAGTATTTCTTACCGAGTCTGGCTGCTCATGAATTTCCTTAAGCATATAATGCCGATACTGGCCTTTGTCGCCCGCATCATGGTCAAGATCACTCTCAATAATTTTTCTTGTTACTTTTTTGCCAGTGCGATCATAGATATCGATTCGATTTCGTCTTAACTCGCACACATCACCTTCTTCTAAAAATTGAAAGCGTCTTGTCACAGGCAGTAAGGCAAGCTGATCTGATGCCAGAAAATTTTCACCAATACCCAAGCCGACTACCAGTGGACTACCGGATCGGGCGGCAACCAATTTTGATGGATCTCTTCGATCCATGACCACTGTTCCGTAGGCTCCTTCAAGCTGATTTACGGCAGCTAATACAGCGGATAAAAGGTCCTTGTTTTTTGTTAGTTCGTGATGAATCAAATGAGCCATCACTTCTGTGTCAGTTTCTGATAAAAACTCATACCCTTTAGCTGTTAATTCATCGCGTAAGGTTTCGTGGTTTTCGATAATTCCGTTATGAACTATAGCCAGGTCATCAGAGGAAACATGAGGATGTGCGTTTCTTTCACTGGGCTCACCATGGGTTGCCCATCGGGTATGCGCAATTCCGGTTCCTCCCGCCAAGGGTTGTAATGAGAGTGCGTCATCAAGCTCTGCGACCTTTCCAAGTCTACGTACGCGCTGCAGGTTGCTTTGGTTATCGACAACTGCCATACCAGCAGAATCATAGCCTCGGTATTCGAGCCGCTTTAATCCTTCCAAAAGAATATCGGCTACATCCCTCTGGGCAACGGCCCCGACAATTCCACACATAGAAGCTTTCCTTTAATCCTGACTGTTAGGTTGCTTAATCTGTTTTTACAGGTCTCTGCCAACCACTGATATTTTTTTGACGACCGCGGGCAACGGCCAACTCACCATCCGCAACCGATTTTGTAACGGTGGACCCTGCACCTGTTGTCGCATTTTCGCCAATGCTCACTGGAGCTACCAAAGAGGTGTTCGAGCCAATAAACGCACCATCTTTGATCTCTGTTTTGAATTTGTTGACGCCATCATAGTTACAGGTAATGGTTCCCGCGCCAACATTGACCCCGGTGCCCAGCTCCGCATCCCCGACATAGCTCAGGTGATTAATTTTACTACCTTCGCCCACCTTGGTTTTTTTTGTTTCTACAAAATTACCGATTTTGGCTTTTTCTTCAAGCTCTGTTCCTGGACGTAACCGTGCATAAGGGCCTACCTCACAATCATTACCAACTATTGCCTGCTCCAAAACAGTATTGGCTTTAATAACCGATCCCTCACCAATTGTGGAATCGCTGATTACACAATTAGGTCCAATACTGGCACCTTCACCAATCTCTACCTTGCCCGTAAATACTGTGTTCACATCGATCAGAACATCATTACCTATGCTTAAGGTTCCTCGAACATCGATTCTGGATGGATCCATTAAGGTCGCACCTTCAGCCATCAAACGATCGGCTTGTTGCCTTTGATACCAGCGCTCCAGTGACGCCAATTGCATGCGGTTGTTCACGCCCTGCACCTCTTGCTCGACTTCAGCATTGCAAGGAGCCACACGGCCACCTTCTTTAACGGCCATTGCTACGATATCGGTCAGGTAAAACTCGCCCTGTGCATTATTAGAATCCAGAGCAGGTAGCCATCGTCCTAGATTTTCACCGGTGCTGGCCAGAATGCCAGTATTGACTTCCGCTACTTTAAGCTCAACTTCGCTGGCATCTTTATGCTCGACGATCGATGTAACATCACCGTTATCGCTGCGAATAATGCGGCCATATCCTGTTGGGTCATCGAGGGTTACCGTCAGCAGAGACAGTGGCGCTGCATCCAATGCGCCGACCAATTCTATCAGGGTAGTCGCCAAGGTCAGGGGAACATCGCCATAAAGTACCAACACCCGATCCGCGCCTTTGATATTGGGTAAGGCCTGGGCAACGGCATGCCCGGTTCCTTTTTGTTCGAGCTGATCTACCCAGGAAACCGGTAACTCTTGTAACGCTGATTTCACCTGTTCACCGCCATGACCAACAACAACATGAATATTGCCACCACCAAAGTGGTCGGCGCATTCCTGGGCCCGCTCGATCACATGTTGCACCATCGGCTTACCGGCAATACGGTGTAACACCTTGGGTAAAGAGGACTTCATTCGGCTGCCCTGGCCAGCGGCCAAAATTACAATATCAACGCGCATGCACTCAACCTGTTTAATAGAAGTGAACGAATAAAGAGTGTAACCCAAATAAAAAAAGGGCAGTCCGCAGACTGCCCTTTATTGTAAACCACTCAGGTTCCGCTATTTACTTACTTTATCACGGATCTGTCTGAGGGTTCTCAGCTGCGCACTGGCTTCCGCCAGCTGTGCCGCCGCACGGGAATAATCCAGCTCGGAGCTCTGATTAGCCAATGCGTCTTCGGCATCCTTTTTGGCTTGTTCGGCAGCCGCTTCACTCATGTCGTCAGCGCGCAGAGCCGTGTCAGCCAGCACCTTGACATTGTTAGGCTGTACTTCCAGAAAACCACCAGAGATGTAGTAAATCTCCTCTTCCCCATTCTGCTTGGTAATGCGAATAGGGCCGGGCTTCAAGCCAGTGATCAGGGGCGCGTGGCCAGGCTTAACACCCAGTTCGCCTTCGCTACCGTAGGCAATGACCGTCTCTACCAGTCCGGAGAAGATCGCCTTTTCAGCGCTGACGATGTCACAATGAACTGTGATTGCCATCGTTATATGCCTCTTGTCGTGAATTCAGTGGCGGCGACCACCAAGGTGGTCGCCTGCACAACTTATACCTTCTTGGCTTTCTCGATAGCCTCGTCGATAGAGCCTACCATGTAGAACGCCTGCTCAGGCAGATCATCGTAGTCACCCGCCAACAAGCCTTTAAAGCCAGCGATGGTGTCTTTCAGAGAAACGTACTTACCTGGAGATCCGGTAAATACCTCGGCCACGAAGAACGGCTGGGAAAGGAAACGCTCAATCTTACGCGCACGGGCTACGGTCAGTTTGTCTTCTTCAGACAGTTCGTCCATACCCAAAATCGCGATGATATCTTTCAGTTCCTTGTAACGCTGCAGAGTTCCCTGAACGCCACGAGCCACATCATAGTGCTCCTGTCCGATAACCAGAGGATCCAGCTGACGTGAAGTAGAATCGAGAGGATCGATCGCAGGGTAGATACCCTTAGCGGCGATATCACGACTCAGTACTACGGTCGCATCAAGGTGGGAGAAAGTGGTCGCTGGAGACGGGTCGGTCAAGTCATCCGCCGGTACGTATACCGCCTGAATAGAGGTGATAGAACCGGTTTTGGTGGAGGTAATACGCTCCTGCAGGCGCCCCATCTCTTCTGCCAGTGTAGGCTGATAACCTACCGCAGAAGGCATACGACCCAACAGAGCTGATACTTCGGTACCCGCCAGGGTGTAGCGATAGATGTTGTCGACGAACAGGAGGACGTCTTTACCTTCGTCACGGAATTTTTCTGCCATGGTCAAACCGGTCAGGGCAACACGCAGACGGTTTCCTGGAGGCTCATTCATCTGGCCGTAAACCATCGCAACCTTGGACTCTTCAGGTTTTTCCAGGTTTACAACACCCGCTTCCTGCATCTCGTGGTAGAAGTCGTTACCCTCACGAGTACGCTCACCAACACCGGCGAAAACTGACAAACCGGAGTGTTTCAGGGCGATGTTGTTGATCAGCTCCATCATGTTGACGGTCTTACCAACACCGGCACCACCAAACAGACCAACCTTACCACCCTTGGCGAAAGGGCAAACCAGATCGATTACCTTGATACCGGTTTCCAGCAGATCCGAAGATGCTGATTGCTCGGCATAGGTCGGAGCTTCGCGGTGAATGGAAGCACGGTCTTTTTCACCGATCTCGCCACGCTCGTCAATAGGGTTACCCAACACGTCCATGATGCGACCCAAAGTCTCGATACCAACCGGTACCTTGATAGGCTCTTTGGTGTTGGCAACATTCAAACCGCGGCTCAGACCTTCGGTCGAGCCCATGGCAATTGAACGCACGATGCCATCGCCCAGCTGCTGCTGAACTTCCAGGGTCGTTTCTTTCCCTTCGACACTCAAGGCATCAAATACCTTGGGTACACTGTCGCGAGGGAATTCCACGTCGATCACGGCACCGATGATCTGTACAATACGTCCGCTACTCATAAGTAGGATCCTCTATAAATACTCATTGGTCATCGGTGCCTTAAACGGCAGCCGCGCCACTTACTATCTCTGAAATTTCTTGGGTAATCGCAGCCTGACGAGCTTTGTTGTAAACCAACTGCAGTTCATCAATCAGCTCGCCCGCGTTATCGGTTGCACTCTTCATTGCCACCATTCGCGCAGCTTGCTCACAAGCACCGTTTTCAACAACTGCCTGATACACCTGTGATTCGATATAGCGAACCAGCAAACCATCCAGCAGTTCTTTTGCATCGGGCTCATAAATGTAATCCCAATGGTGCTTCAACGATTCATCTTCAGCTGCGGGTAAAGGTAGCAACTGCTCATCAACCGGGCGTTGGGTCATGGTGTTAACAAAATCGTTGTACACCAGGAACAGGCGATCAATCTTGCCTTCATCGTAGGCATCCAGCATCACCTTAACCGCACCAATCAAATCTGCAATATTGGGTTGATCACCCAGATCGCTGATCGCAGCTACAACATTGCCACCAAAGTGGCGGAAAAACGCCCCAGCTTTTTTACCCACGACGCAGATATCTACGTCTACTTTCTGTTCAGACCAGGATTGCATCGACTTGATCGCATGCTTGAACATATTGATGTTCAAGCCGCCGCACAAGCCACGATCGGTTGATACGATAATGTATCCAACGCGTTTCACATCGCGCTCATCCATGTAGGCATGCTGGTACTCAGGTGATGAGTTTGCAACATGACCAACCACTTCACGAATACGCTTGGCGTAAGGGCGGCTGGCTTCCATACGATTTTGAGCTTTACGCATTTTACTCGCAGCCACCATTTCCATGGCACTGGTAATCTTCTGCGTATTTTTGATGCTACCAATCTGTGTACGTATCTCTTTTCCGACTGCCATATCTCACCTTTCTGGTTTGCTGGCACTACCCTTGGGTAGTACGGAAAAGCCAGTCGCTAAGCGGCTGGCCTTTCTCTTGTTACCAGGTTTGAGTTGACTTGAACTTCTCAAGCATCTCTTTCAAGGTGCCCTCGATCTCATCGTCATAGCCGCCAGTCTCTGAAACCTTCGCCATCAACTCAGCGTATTCGCTGTTGGCGTAAGAGATCAGGGCTGATTCGAAATCCAGAACTTTATTCAGCTCAACGTCTTTCAGGTAACCTTTCTCAGCGGAGTACAGGCTGACAGCCATCTCGGCGATGTTCATCGGCGAGTACTGCTTCTGCTTCATCAGCTCGGTTACACGCTCACCATGCTCAAGCTGGGCACGGGTTGCTTCGTCCAGATCAGACGCGAACTGAGCGAATGCCGCCAGCTCTCGGTACTGAGACAGTGCGGTACGAATACCACCACTGAGCTTCTTGATAACCTTGGTCTGGGCTGCGCCACCTACACGGGATACGGAGATACCCGGGTTAATAGCAGGACGGATACCGGAGTTGAACAGATCGGTTTCCAGGAAGATCTGACCATCGGTGATCGAGATTACGTTGGTTGGTACGAAAGCAGATACGTCACCAGCCTGGGTCTCGATAATAGGTAGAGCAGTCAAAGATCCGGTCTTGCCTTTCACTTCACCGTTAGTGAACTGTTCTACGTAGTCCGCATTAACGCGAGCAGCACGCTCAAGCAAACGGGAGTGGAGGTAGAAAACGTCACCAGGATAAGCTTCACGACCCGGAGGACGTTTCAGCAGCAAGGAGATCTGACGATAAGCCCAAGCCTGCTTGGTCAGGTCATCATAAATGATCAGGGCATCTTCGCCACGGTCACGGAAGTATTCACCCATGGAGCAACCCGCGAAAGGTGCCAGGAACTGCAGAGCAGCGGAGTCGGCAGCGCCCGCGTTGACCACGATAGTGTGATCCATTGCGCCATGCTCTTCCAGCTTGCGTACGACGTTGGCAATCGAAGACTGCTTTTGGCCGATGGCAACGTAGACACATTTAATGCCTGTGCCTTTCTGGTTGATGATGGTATCAATCGCTACCGCGGACTTACCTACCTGACGGTCACCGATGATCAGCTCACGCTGGCCACGGCCGATTGGAATCATGGCGTCAACCGCTTTCAAACCGGTTTGAACTGGCTCATCAACTGACTGACGGGCGATAACACCCGGTGCTACTTTCTCTACCGGTGCGGTCAGTTCTGTACCCAGAGCGCCTTTACCGTCAATGGGGTTACCCAGAGTATCGACGACACGGCCCAACAGTTGAGGACCAACCGGTACTTCAAGAATACGACCGGTGCAGCGAGCAGTGCCGCCC comes from the Aestuariirhabdus haliotis genome and includes:
- the glmS gene encoding glutamine--fructose-6-phosphate transaminase (isomerizing), giving the protein MCGIVGAVAQRDVADILLEGLKRLEYRGYDSAGMAVVDNQSNLQRVRRLGKVAELDDALSLQPLAGGTGIAHTRWATHGEPSERNAHPHVSSDDLAIVHNGIIENHETLRDELTAKGYEFLSETDTEVMAHLIHHELTKNKDLLSAVLAAVNQLEGAYGTVVMDRRDPSKLVAARSGSPLVVGLGIGENFLASDQLALLPVTRRFQFLEEGDVCELRRNRIDIYDRTGKKVTRKIIESDLDHDAGDKGQYRHYMLKEIHEQPDSVRNTLEGRLGDKQVLIDSFGEKAEEIFSKVRNVQIIACGTSYHAGMVARYWFEEIAGIQCNVEIASEFRYRKSFVPANSLLVTISQSGETADTLAALRLAKESGYMASLTLCNVPGSSLVRESDLAFMTRAGAEIGVASTKAFTTQLVSLLMLVAAIGRHNGMANEQEADIVKSLRLLPSVIESSLSLSKPIEAMAEAFSDKHHSLFLGRGSQYPIAMEGALKLKEISYIHAEAYAAGELKHGPLALIDNNMPVVVVAPNNELLEKLKSNMEEVRARGGLLYVFADSDARLMQGDNVEVITLNRVADVIAPIVYTIPLQLLSYYVAIIKGTDVDQPRNLAKSVTVE
- the glmU gene encoding bifunctional UDP-N-acetylglucosamine diphosphorylase/glucosamine-1-phosphate N-acetyltransferase GlmU, with product MRVDIVILAAGQGSRMKSSLPKVLHRIAGKPMVQHVIERAQECADHFGGGNIHVVVGHGGEQVKSALQELPVSWVDQLEQKGTGHAVAQALPNIKGADRVLVLYGDVPLTLATTLIELVGALDAAPLSLLTVTLDDPTGYGRIIRSDNGDVTSIVEHKDASEVELKVAEVNTGILASTGENLGRWLPALDSNNAQGEFYLTDIVAMAVKEGGRVAPCNAEVEQEVQGVNNRMQLASLERWYQRQQADRLMAEGATLMDPSRIDVRGTLSIGNDVLIDVNTVFTGKVEIGEGASIGPNCVISDSTIGEGSVIKANTVLEQAIVGNDCEVGPYARLRPGTELEEKAKIGNFVETKKTKVGEGSKINHLSYVGDAELGTGVNVGAGTITCNYDGVNKFKTEIKDGAFIGSNTSLVAPVSIGENATTGAGSTVTKSVADGELAVARGRQKNISGWQRPVKTD
- a CDS encoding F0F1 ATP synthase subunit epsilon; the encoded protein is MAITVHCDIVSAEKAIFSGLVETVIAYGSEGELGVKPGHAPLITGLKPGPIRITKQNGEEEIYYISGGFLEVQPNNVKVLADTALRADDMSEAAAEQAKKDAEDALANQSSELDYSRAAAQLAEASAQLRTLRQIRDKVSK
- the atpD gene encoding F0F1 ATP synthase subunit beta; its protein translation is MSSGRIVQIIGAVIDVEFPRDSVPKVFDALSVEGKETTLEVQQQLGDGIVRSIAMGSTEGLSRGLNVANTKEPIKVPVGIETLGRIMDVLGNPIDERGEIGEKDRASIHREAPTYAEQSASSDLLETGIKVIDLVCPFAKGGKVGLFGGAGVGKTVNMMELINNIALKHSGLSVFAGVGERTREGNDFYHEMQEAGVVNLEKPEESKVAMVYGQMNEPPGNRLRVALTGLTMAEKFRDEGKDVLLFVDNIYRYTLAGTEVSALLGRMPSAVGYQPTLAEEMGRLQERITSTKTGSITSIQAVYVPADDLTDPSPATTFSHLDATVVLSRDIAAKGIYPAIDPLDSTSRQLDPLVIGQEHYDVARGVQGTLQRYKELKDIIAILGMDELSEEDKLTVARARKIERFLSQPFFVAEVFTGSPGKYVSLKDTIAGFKGLLAGDYDDLPEQAFYMVGSIDEAIEKAKKV
- the atpG gene encoding F0F1 ATP synthase subunit gamma gives rise to the protein MAVGKEIRTQIGSIKNTQKITSAMEMVAASKMRKAQNRMEASRPYAKRIREVVGHVANSSPEYQHAYMDERDVKRVGYIIVSTDRGLCGGLNINMFKHAIKSMQSWSEQKVDVDICVVGKKAGAFFRHFGGNVVAAISDLGDQPNIADLIGAVKVMLDAYDEGKIDRLFLVYNDFVNTMTQRPVDEQLLPLPAAEDESLKHHWDYIYEPDAKELLDGLLVRYIESQVYQAVVENGACEQAARMVAMKSATDNAGELIDELQLVYNKARQAAITQEISEIVSGAAAV
- the atpA gene encoding F0F1 ATP synthase subunit alpha, producing the protein MQQLNPAEISEIIKKRIDKLDVSSEARNEGTIVSVSDGIVRIHGLADVMYGEMIEFDGGLYGMAMNLERDSVGAVILGSYESLVEGGTARCTGRILEVPVGPQLLGRVVDTLGNPIDGKGALGTELTAPVEKVAPGVIARQSVDEPVQTGLKAVDAMIPIGRGQRELIIGDRQVGKSAVAIDTIINQKGTGIKCVYVAIGQKQSSIANVVRKLEEHGAMDHTIVVNAGAADSAALQFLAPFAGCSMGEYFRDRGEDALIIYDDLTKQAWAYRQISLLLKRPPGREAYPGDVFYLHSRLLERAARVNADYVEQFTNGEVKGKTGSLTALPIIETQAGDVSAFVPTNVISITDGQIFLETDLFNSGIRPAINPGISVSRVGGAAQTKVIKKLSGGIRTALSQYRELAAFAQFASDLDEATRAQLEHGERVTELMKQKQYSPMNIAEMAVSLYSAEKGYLKDVELNKVLDFESALISYANSEYAELMAKVSETGGYDDEIEGTLKEMLEKFKSTQTW